AGAAATTCTCCCGGTAACTCATCAGCTACATCTAATCTCCAACCTTTTATCCCAAGGTTTAACCATTTTGCAACTACACTGTCTTCATCTCTTATAATATAATTTAAGAAATTAGGGTTCATCTCATTTACACAAGGCAGGTCTGCATTTCCCCACCAAGATACATAATCATTTGGATAATTTTTAAAAGTATACCAATCATAATATGGAGATCCAACAGAGTTGTAAGCTCCCACTGAATCATAATTTCCAAATCTATTAAAATATTTACTATCTCTACCAGTGTGGTTAAATACTCCGTCTAAGATAAGATTTATATTATTTTCTTTTAAACTATTAACAAGGTTTGCAAAATCCTGCTCTGTTCCTAAAATAGGGTCAATCTCTTTATAATCTCCAGTGTCATAACGGTGATTACTAGCAGATTGGAAAATAGGATTTAAGTAAACAAGATTTATTCCAAGCTCCTTTAAATAATCTATTTTTTGCTCAATCCCTTTTAGATTTCCACCAAAGAAATCCCAACGTAAAATATCTCCGTTTTCCCCTTTTATATACACTGGCAAATCGTTCCAGTTTCCATATATAAAGGTATTTCTTTTGTGGGCAGACAGACTTCCATAAGGATTTCCATTATAAAATCTATCTGGAAATATTTGATAAATTATCGACTCTTTATACCAGTTAGGAGTTTTACTTCCAGCATAAAAAGTTGTCATCTGATAAGCTGGTGGATTATATAGATATATTTGTCCTTTTCCTCCTAGTTTATCAGTATTATTTCCATAATATTTTATTTCACCATTTTTTAATGATATCTCAAAATAGTAAAAAACAAGTCTTGGCAATGTTCCTGTCTTATATGTATAAGAATAAGTTTTATTATTTTCATCTTCTAAATTATCCACAGGTTTCATCTCATAAGCACAATGAACTGCAGGTTTTGAAACATCTAAATTATCTACAAAAAAATGTACATAAACACAGTTTATCATAGCATTTTTATTTATTTCTATATTAAAAGTTACAGATTGATTACAAGGAACAGCCCCAAAAATAGACTTATATTTTGTATCTTGTGAATCAAAAGTTACGTATTCATCTTTCCAAGATAAATCAATTAGTTCTACCATATTCTTCCCTCTCATAGAATTTTTATTTTTATAATATTCTCCCAAGTATATTATAAAACAAAACCAAAGAAATGTATACAATAAAATTTTTTATAAAAAATAAAATTATCAAAAACTATTCAAAATTATAGATTTTCTTTAATTAAAATTTTTATCTTTTACAAAAAAAATAAAAAGCTGTTGCATTCTCATTAAAAGAATATAAATTAAAAATTACGGAAATTATGGAGAAAAATTATATTTATAAAGCACATTGAACGCTAAAAATCACAACTGTTTGGACGAAGTGAGTTTTGTGATTTTAGTGAGATGAGCTTTTAATAAATCAATTTTTCGTAATCTGTAGTAATTTTTAATCTTATATTTCTTAACTTAGCAACAGCTCCCTTTTAATCTAAATTTTAATTATTTTTTTCAAAATATTTTTTTATTCTTTCTAAAGCCTCAACTACAACTTCTCTTGGACAAGCAAAATTCATTCTTATAAATCCTTTTCCCTCTTCTCCAAACCAATGTCCATAGTCAATAGCTATTTTTAATTTTTCCTCAAATAAATCTTCTAAATCTTTTCCATACACTCCATATCCATTAAAATCTATCCAACCAAGATAAGTCCCCTCAGGGATATTAAATTTTAATTTAGGAATGTTTTCATCAATATATTTTTTAGCAAAAAGTATATTTTGCCAAATATATTCTAACATCTCAGCATACCATTCATCACTTTCTAAATAAGCACCTTTTACAGCCTCTATTGCAAAAGCGTTAGGAGAAACTACATTATATAATCCCATTGTATTTTTATATTTTTCTCTTAAAATATTATTAAATATTATTACATTTGAAACTTGCATTCCTGCTAAGTTAAATGTTTTACTAACTGCATTACAGATTATTCCATTAGCTCTGTATTTTTCAGGTAAGTTTCCATAAGATATAAATTTATTATCTCCAAATATTAAATCTGAATGTATCTCATCACAAACCATTAATGCTTTATTATTAAGAGAGATTTCAGCCACTTTTTCTAATTCTTCCATTGTCCAAACTCTTCCTACTGGATTATGAGGAGAACAGAAAATTACCATTTTAACTGATTTTTCTTTCATTAATTTTTCCATATTTTCAAAATCTATTGAATAATTATTATTTTCATCTTTTAATAAAGGACAGATTACTAATCCTCTTTTGTTATTAAGTATACTTCTTTTAAATGGTCCGTAAACTGGAGTGAAAATCATTACATTGTCTTGTTCTTTTGTATAAGTTTGTAGTATATAGTTGATAGCTGGCACTATTCCCGGAGTATACATTATCGCTTCTCTTGGAACTTCCCAATTATTTCTAACTTTATTCCATCTTATGATAGCATCATAATACTCATCATCTGCTGCACCATACCCATAAATTCCGTGTTCTACAAGTTTTTTTAATCTATTTTGAATACCGTCTGAGGCTCTAAAATCCATATCAGCTATCCACATAGCTAGTAAATCATCTTGATTATTAAAAACCTCTTTATAATATTTACTGTTCCATTTTCTTGAATTTCTTTTGCTACGTTTTATTATTTCGTCAAAATTATATTTCATATCTAACCTCCTAATTGTCCAATATAACTAAATTATACCATATTTATTTTTACTAAAAAACAATTTTTTCACATATTTTTATTTATACACTTATCGCTATTACTGACTTTAAATTTCTAATATAAAACATTAAACTTTGTTTTTTGTACTTTTATTGAATTTTTTCATATTTAAAACTGTACAAATCAAATTTTTTATGCTATACTTATAACATAAGGGATAATTTTCAAAACCCCATACTCCCTACGAAGTAATGTTATCAATGTTTCGCCCGCATTGGTAACGTTACTTTTTTTTATTTTCTAAAAAACAAAAGAGAGATGCCTTTTTACAGGCACCCCCCTTGTTCTGAGGTTATACTATGATACTACTTTTCTTCTTTAGCTTTTTTTGCTTCTTCTATTATTTTTTCTGCTACTTCATTTGGAACATAGTCATATTTTAAGAATTCAAACTCAAATCTTCCTCTTGATTGAGTCATAGCTTTTAAGTCAATAGCATATTCTAGTACCTCTTTTTCTGGCACTTCAGCAGATATTTTTTGTTCTCCGAATGTTAATGGATCAATTCCTAATATTTTTCCTCTTCTCTTATTCATATCTCCCATAACATCTCCAGTATATTCTTCTGGAACTATTATTTCCATTTTTACGATTGGTTCTAGAAGTACTGGTACTGCTCCTGATTCCATCGCTTTTCTAAAAGCAAGAATAGCTGCTTGTTTGAAAGATATTTCATTAGAGTCAACTGGGTGATAAGAACCATCATATAAAGTTGCTTTAAAGTTGATAACTGGGTATCCAGCTAAAGGTCCTTTAAGAGCTGCTTCGTGAAGTCCTTTTTCAACAGCTGGTAAGTATTGTCTTGGAACTACTCCACCTTTTATATTATCTACAAATTCATATTCTTTATCATATAGTGGTTCAAACTTAATAAATACATCTCCGTATTGTCCAGCTCCACCAGATTGTTTTTTATGTTTTCCTTGTACAGAAACTTCTTTTCTAATAGTTTCTCTATAAGCTACTTTTGGTTTTGTAAGTGTAGCGTGTACTTGGAATTTATTAACTAATTTGCTAAGAACTATTTCTAAGTGAGTTTTTCCTTGTCCACCAAGTAATAATTCTTTTGTTTCTGGATTTCTTATAACTTTTAAAGTTGGGTCTTCTTCTGTTAGTTTTTGTAAACTTGTACTTATTTTTTCATCGTCAGCTTTTTTGCTAGGTACTACGTTCATAAAGATACAAGGTTTAGGGAAATCTATTCCTTCATATATGATTGGATTAGCTTTATCACATAAAGTATCTCCTGTTCTTGTATATTGAAGTTTTGTAGTAGCTGCGATATCTCCTGCCACAACTCTTTCAGTATCTCTTTGTTTAATTCCTCTTACATAGTATAGGTTACTTAATTTTTCTTTTTTATTTTGACTAGCATTTAAAACTTCTACGTCTCTTGTAGCCACACCAGAATTTACTTTAAATAAAGATATTTTTCCGATAAATGGGTCAACTATTGTTTTAAATACAAAGGCTGAGAATGGCTCTTGCATATCTACTTTTCTAACTATTGGGTCTTCTGTATCAGGATTAATTCCTTCAACTTCTCCACCTCTTGCTTCAACTGGAGTAGGCATATAGTCATATATCATTTCAAACAATGTTTGGAATCCTATTCCACCTAAAGCTGATCCTACTACTACTGGAACAACGTCACCATTTACTACACCTTTACGTAATCCTTTTTGAATTTCGTCGTGAGTAAATTCCTCTCCATTAAAGAATTTTTCCATAGCTTCTTCACTTGTTTCAGCAACAGCTTCTATTAAAAGATTTTTTACACTTTCAAAATCTTCGTGTTCTACTAAAGGTCTATCTTCACACATTTCCCCTGTGAATATTCTACATTTATTTTCTACTACGTTTATAAATCCTTTAAACTTTTCTCCTTCTCCTAATGGAATACAGAATGGAGCAACTTTTTTACCAAATTTTTCTTTTAAATCCATAAGGATTTTTTTGTAATTTACAGCACCTTTGTCCATTTTATTTATAAATATTATTCTTGGGATATGTCTTTCTTCTAATAATCTCCAAGCTTTTTCTGTTCCTATTTCTATACCAGCACTAGCATCTAATACTAATACTGCTCCCTCTGCTACTCTTAAAGCTGATAAAACTTCACCTTTAAAATCTGCATATCCTGGAGTGTCCAAAATATTATAAATTCTATCTTGATAATCAAGAGATATTACTGAAGTATTGA
The nucleotide sequence above comes from Fusobacterium perfoetens. Encoded proteins:
- a CDS encoding glycoside hydrolase family 13 protein, whose protein sequence is MVELIDLSWKDEYVTFDSQDTKYKSIFGAVPCNQSVTFNIEINKNAMINCVYVHFFVDNLDVSKPAVHCAYEMKPVDNLEDENNKTYSYTYKTGTLPRLVFYYFEISLKNGEIKYYGNNTDKLGGKGQIYLYNPPAYQMTTFYAGSKTPNWYKESIIYQIFPDRFYNGNPYGSLSAHKRNTFIYGNWNDLPVYIKGENGDILRWDFFGGNLKGIEQKIDYLKELGINLVYLNPIFQSASNHRYDTGDYKEIDPILGTEQDFANLVNSLKENNINLILDGVFNHTGRDSKYFNRFGNYDSVGAYNSVGSPYYDWYTFKNYPNDYVSWWGNADLPCVNEMNPNFLNYIIRDEDSVVAKWLNLGIKGWRLDVADELPGEFLKLLRKRCHEIDNESILLGEVWEDATNKISYNKRREYMCGEELDTVTNYPFKKILLEFFYNNYDAEKVCRSFMNLRENYPKENFYSLTNMIGSHDVERILTVCENIGNFMKDTLYKSSLNKERLLLKDELTKRLGVSLLKLFSLVQLTFPGVPLIYYGDEAGVRGGKDPDNRRTYPWGNEDQDLLGWYKKIIGIRNKNPLLSTGDFKQFSINEDIYGYIRFLNKGVDQFGKSRGTDNFIMVMINRNPVVEYNFEFDFKQFDNINSVKNCKAIYELFEGKKYFTSTKTLNLKIKELGFLVISNIDLNK
- a CDS encoding MalY/PatB family protein: MKYNFDEIIKRSKRNSRKWNSKYYKEVFNNQDDLLAMWIADMDFRASDGIQNRLKKLVEHGIYGYGAADDEYYDAIIRWNKVRNNWEVPREAIMYTPGIVPAINYILQTYTKEQDNVMIFTPVYGPFKRSILNNKRGLVICPLLKDENNNYSIDFENMEKLMKEKSVKMVIFCSPHNPVGRVWTMEELEKVAEISLNNKALMVCDEIHSDLIFGDNKFISYGNLPEKYRANGIICNAVSKTFNLAGMQVSNVIIFNNILREKYKNTMGLYNVVSPNAFAIEAVKGAYLESDEWYAEMLEYIWQNILFAKKYIDENIPKLKFNIPEGTYLGWIDFNGYGVYGKDLEDLFEEKLKIAIDYGHWFGEEGKGFIRMNFACPREVVVEALERIKKYFEKNN
- the fusA gene encoding elongation factor G, whose product is MKNYTTDQIRNVSFLGHRGSGKTSLVEALLWRAKVVAKPGIVEKGSTLSDYDEEEIARQFSINTSVISLDYQDRIYNILDTPGYADFKGEVLSALRVAEGAVLVLDASAGIEIGTEKAWRLLEERHIPRIIFINKMDKGAVNYKKILMDLKEKFGKKVAPFCIPLGEGEKFKGFINVVENKCRIFTGEMCEDRPLVEHEDFESVKNLLIEAVAETSEEAMEKFFNGEEFTHDEIQKGLRKGVVNGDVVPVVVGSALGGIGFQTLFEMIYDYMPTPVEARGGEVEGINPDTEDPIVRKVDMQEPFSAFVFKTIVDPFIGKISLFKVNSGVATRDVEVLNASQNKKEKLSNLYYVRGIKQRDTERVVAGDIAATTKLQYTRTGDTLCDKANPIIYEGIDFPKPCIFMNVVPSKKADDEKISTSLQKLTEEDPTLKVIRNPETKELLLGGQGKTHLEIVLSKLVNKFQVHATLTKPKVAYRETIRKEVSVQGKHKKQSGGAGQYGDVFIKFEPLYDKEYEFVDNIKGGVVPRQYLPAVEKGLHEAALKGPLAGYPVINFKATLYDGSYHPVDSNEISFKQAAILAFRKAMESGAVPVLLEPIVKMEIIVPEEYTGDVMGDMNKRRGKILGIDPLTFGEQKISAEVPEKEVLEYAIDLKAMTQSRGRFEFEFLKYDYVPNEVAEKIIEEAKKAKEEK